One window of Klebsiella quasivariicola genomic DNA carries:
- a CDS encoding propanediol/glycerol family dehydratase medium subunit produces MQQTTQIQPSFTLKTREGEVASADERADEVVIGVGPAFDKHQHHTLIDMPHGAILKELIAGVEEEGLHARVVRILRTSDVSFMAWDAANLSGSGIGIGIQSKGTTVIHQRDLLPLSNLELFSQAPLLTLETYRQIGKNAARYARKESPSPVPVVNDQMVRPKFMAKAALFHIKETKHVVQDAEPVTLHVELVRE; encoded by the coding sequence GTGCAACAGACAACCCAAATTCAGCCCTCTTTTACCCTGAAAACCCGCGAGGGCGAGGTGGCTTCTGCCGATGAACGTGCCGATGAGGTGGTGATCGGCGTCGGCCCAGCCTTCGATAAACACCAGCATCACACTCTGATCGATATGCCCCATGGCGCGATCCTCAAAGAGCTGATTGCCGGGGTGGAAGAAGAAGGGCTTCACGCCCGGGTGGTGCGCATTTTGCGCACGTCCGACGTCTCCTTTATGGCCTGGGATGCGGCCAACCTGAGCGGCTCGGGGATTGGCATCGGTATCCAGTCGAAGGGGACCACGGTTATCCATCAGCGCGATCTGCTGCCGCTCAGCAACCTGGAGCTATTCTCCCAGGCGCCGCTGCTGACGCTGGAGACCTACCGGCAGATTGGCAAAAACGCCGCACGCTATGCGCGCAAAGAGTCACCTTCGCCAGTGCCGGTGGTGAACGACCAGATGGTACGGCCGAAATTTATGGCCAAAGCCGCCCTGTTTCATATCAAAGAGACCAAACATGTGGTGCAGGACGCCGAGCCCGTCACTCTGCACGTCGAATTAGTGAGGGAGTGA
- a CDS encoding MIP/aquaporin family protein has protein sequence MNQTSTLTGQCVAEFLGTGLLIFFGAGCVAALRVAGASFGQWEISIIWGLGVAMAIYLTAGVSGAHLNPAVTIALWLFACFERRKVLPFIIAQMAGAFCAAALVYGLYRQLFLDLEQSQHIVRGTAASLNLAGVFSTYPHAHITFMQAFAVETTITAILMAMIMALTDDGNGIPRGPLAPLLIGLLIAVIGASMGPLTGFALNPARDFGPKLFTSLAGWGSIAFTGGMAIPYFLVPLLAPVVGAIVGAFLYRKLIGHHLPCECGIDE, from the coding sequence ATGAACCAGACTTCTACCTTAACCGGGCAGTGCGTGGCCGAGTTTCTTGGCACCGGACTGCTCATCTTCTTCGGGGCGGGCTGTGTCGCTGCGCTGCGGGTCGCCGGGGCCAGCTTTGGCCAGTGGGAAATCAGTATTATCTGGGGCCTGGGCGTCGCCATGGCCATCTACCTGACGGCCGGTGTCTCTGGCGCGCACCTTAATCCGGCGGTGACCATTGCTCTGTGGCTGTTCGCCTGTTTTGAACGCCGCAAGGTACTGCCGTTTATTATCGCGCAGATGGCCGGGGCATTCTGCGCCGCCGCGCTGGTGTACGGGCTGTATCGCCAGCTGTTTCTCGATCTTGAACAGAGTCAGCATATCGTTCGCGGCACTGCCGCCAGCCTTAACCTGGCCGGGGTCTTTTCCACGTATCCGCATGCGCATATCACCTTTATGCAGGCGTTTGCTGTGGAAACCACCATCACGGCGATCCTGATGGCGATGATCATGGCCCTGACCGACGACGGCAACGGAATTCCGCGCGGGCCGCTGGCGCCGTTGCTGATTGGCCTGCTGATCGCTGTGATCGGCGCGTCGATGGGGCCGCTAACCGGCTTTGCGTTGAATCCGGCGCGTGACTTCGGTCCGAAACTGTTTACCAGTCTGGCCGGGTGGGGCTCGATCGCCTTTACCGGTGGGATGGCGATCCCCTACTTTCTGGTGCCGCTGCTGGCGCCGGTGGTGGGGGCGATTGTCGGGGCGTTTTTATACCGCAAGCTTATCGGCCACCATCTGCCGTGCGAATGCGGTATTGATGAGTAA
- a CDS encoding cob(I)yrinic acid a,c-diamide adenosyltransferase, translating to MYRIYTRTGDKGTTALYGGSRIEKDHIRVEAYGTVDELISQLGVCYATTRDAGLRESLHQIQQTLFVLGAELASDARGLTRLSQTIGEEEITALERLIDRNMAESGPLKQFVIPGKNLASAQLHVARTQARRLERLLTAMDRAHPLRDALKRYSNRLSDALFSMARIEETRPDACA from the coding sequence ATGTACCGTATCTACACTCGCACCGGAGATAAAGGCACCACCGCCCTGTACGGCGGCAGCCGCATCGAGAAAGACCATATTCGCGTCGAGGCCTACGGCACCGTCGATGAACTGATATCCCAGCTGGGCGTCTGCTACGCCACCACCCGCGACGCAGGGCTGCGGGAAAGCCTGCACCAGATTCAGCAAACGCTGTTCGTGTTGGGGGCTGAACTGGCCAGCGATGCGCGGGGCCTGACCCGCCTGAGCCAGACGATCGGCGAAGAGGAGATCACCGCCCTGGAGCGGCTTATCGACCGCAATATGGCCGAGAGCGGCCCGTTAAAACAGTTCGTGATCCCGGGGAAGAATCTCGCCTCTGCCCAGCTGCACGTGGCGCGCACCCAGGCCCGTCGGCTCGAACGCCTGCTGACGGCCATGGACCGCGCGCATCCGCTGCGCGACGCGCTCAAACGCTACAGCAATCGCCTGTCGGATGCCCTGTTCTCCATGGCGCGAATCGAAGAGACTAGGCCTGATGCTTGCGCTTGA
- a CDS encoding diol dehydratase reactivase subunit alpha translates to MPLIAGIDIGNATTEVALASDDPQARTFVASGIVATTGMKGTRDNIAGTLAALEQALAKTPWSMSDVSRIYLNEAAPVIGDVAMETITETIITESTMIGHNPQTPGGVGVGVGTTIALGRLATLPAAQYAEGWIALVDDAVDFLDAVWCLNEALDRGINVVAAILKKDDGVLVNNRLRKTLPVVDEVTLLEQVPEGVMAAVEVAAPGQVVRILSNPYGIATFFGLSPEETQAIVPIARALIGNRSAVVLKTPQGDVQSRVIPAGNLYISGEKRRGEADVAEGAEAIMQAMSACAPVRDIRGEPGTHAGGMLERVRSVMASLTGHEMSTIYIQDLLAVDTFIPRKVQGGMAGEFAMENAVGMAAMVKSDRLQMQVIARELSARLQTEVVVGGVEANMAIAGALTTPGCAAPLAILDLGAGSTDAAIVNAEGQITAVHLAGAGNMVSLLIKTELGLDDLSQAEAIKKYPLAKVESLFSIRHENGAVEFFQEALSPAVFAKVVYIKEGELVPIDNASPLEKIRLVRRQAKEKVFVTNCLRALRQVSPGGSIRDIAFVVLVGGSSLDFEIPQLITDALSHYGVVAGQGNIRGTEGPRNAVATGLVLAGHAD, encoded by the coding sequence ATGCCGTTAATAGCCGGGATTGATATCGGCAACGCCACCACCGAGGTGGCGCTGGCGTCCGACGACCCGCAGGCGAGGACGTTTGTTGCCAGCGGCATCGTCGCGACGACGGGCATGAAAGGGACGCGGGACAATATCGCCGGGACCCTCGCCGCGCTGGAGCAGGCTCTGGCGAAAACACCGTGGTCGATGAGCGATGTCTCTCGCATTTATCTTAACGAAGCCGCGCCGGTGATTGGCGATGTGGCGATGGAGACCATCACCGAGACCATTATCACCGAATCCACCATGATCGGTCATAACCCGCAGACGCCGGGCGGGGTGGGGGTTGGCGTAGGGACGACTATCGCCCTCGGGCGGCTGGCGACGCTGCCGGCGGCGCAGTATGCCGAGGGGTGGATCGCGCTGGTTGACGACGCCGTCGATTTCCTTGACGCCGTGTGGTGTCTCAATGAGGCGCTCGACCGGGGGATCAACGTGGTGGCGGCGATCCTCAAAAAAGACGACGGCGTGCTGGTGAATAACCGCCTGCGTAAAACCCTGCCGGTGGTGGATGAAGTGACGTTACTGGAGCAGGTCCCCGAGGGGGTGATGGCGGCGGTGGAAGTGGCCGCGCCGGGCCAGGTGGTACGGATCCTGTCGAATCCCTACGGTATCGCCACCTTCTTTGGCCTGAGCCCGGAAGAGACCCAGGCCATCGTCCCCATCGCCCGCGCCCTGATTGGCAACCGTTCCGCGGTGGTGCTTAAGACCCCGCAGGGGGACGTGCAGTCGCGGGTCATCCCGGCGGGCAACCTCTACATTAGCGGCGAAAAGCGCCGCGGAGAGGCCGATGTTGCCGAGGGCGCGGAAGCGATTATGCAGGCGATGAGTGCCTGCGCCCCGGTACGCGATATCCGCGGCGAACCGGGCACCCACGCCGGCGGCATGCTCGAGCGGGTGCGCAGCGTGATGGCGTCGCTCACCGGCCATGAGATGAGCACGATATACATCCAGGATCTGCTGGCGGTGGATACGTTTATACCGCGCAAGGTGCAGGGCGGGATGGCCGGCGAGTTCGCCATGGAGAATGCCGTCGGGATGGCGGCGATGGTGAAATCGGATCGTCTGCAAATGCAGGTTATCGCCCGCGAACTGAGCGCCCGGCTGCAGACTGAGGTGGTGGTGGGCGGCGTGGAGGCCAACATGGCCATCGCCGGGGCGTTAACCACTCCCGGCTGTGCGGCGCCGCTGGCGATCCTCGACCTCGGCGCCGGTTCGACGGATGCGGCGATCGTCAATGCGGAAGGCCAGATCACGGCGGTCCATCTCGCCGGGGCGGGGAATATGGTCAGCCTGTTGATCAAAACCGAGCTGGGTCTCGACGATCTTTCGCAGGCGGAAGCGATAAAAAAATATCCGCTGGCCAAAGTGGAAAGCCTGTTCAGTATTCGCCACGAGAATGGTGCGGTGGAGTTCTTCCAGGAAGCCCTTAGCCCGGCGGTGTTCGCCAAAGTGGTGTACATCAAGGAGGGCGAACTGGTGCCAATCGATAATGCCAGCCCGCTGGAAAAAATTCGTCTCGTGCGTCGCCAGGCGAAAGAGAAAGTGTTTGTCACCAACTGCCTGCGCGCGCTGCGCCAGGTCTCTCCCGGCGGTTCCATTCGCGATATCGCCTTCGTGGTGCTGGTGGGCGGCTCATCGCTGGACTTTGAGATCCCGCAGCTGATTACGGACGCCCTGTCGCACTACGGCGTGGTCGCCGGGCAGGGCAATATTCGGGGAACAGAAGGGCCGCGCAATGCGGTCGCCACCGGGCTGGTACTGGCCGGTCATGCCGATTAA
- a CDS encoding glycerol dehydratase reactivase beta/small subunit family protein, which translates to MSLSPPGVRLFYDPRGHHAGAINELCWGLEEQGVPCQTITYDGGGDAAALGALAARSSPLRVGIGLSAAGEIALTHAQLPADAPLATGHVTDSDDHLRTLGANAGQLVKVLPLSERN; encoded by the coding sequence ATGTCGCTTTCACCGCCAGGCGTACGCCTGTTTTACGATCCGCGCGGGCATCATGCCGGCGCCATCAATGAGCTGTGCTGGGGGCTGGAGGAGCAGGGGGTCCCCTGCCAGACCATAACCTATGACGGAGGCGGTGACGCCGCTGCGCTGGGCGCCCTGGCGGCCAGAAGCTCGCCCCTGCGGGTGGGTATCGGGCTCAGCGCAGCCGGCGAGATAGCCCTCACTCATGCCCAGCTGCCGGCGGACGCGCCGCTGGCTACCGGACACGTCACCGATAGCGACGATCATCTGCGTACGCTCGGCGCCAACGCCGGGCAGCTGGTTAAAGTCCTGCCGTTAAGTGAGAGAAACTGA
- a CDS encoding glycerol dehydratase small subunit DhaB3, with the protein MNEKTMTVQDYPLATRCPEHILTPTGKPLTDITLEKVLSGEVGPQDVRISRQTLEYQAQIAEKMQRHAVARNFRRAAELIAIPDERILAIYNALRPFRSSRAELLAIADELEHTWHATVNAAFVRESAEVYQQRHKLRKGS; encoded by the coding sequence ATGAACGAGAAAACCATGACCGTGCAGGATTATCCGTTAGCCACCCGCTGCCCGGAGCATATCCTGACGCCTACCGGCAAACCGTTGACCGATATTACCCTCGAGAAGGTGCTCTCTGGCGAGGTGGGCCCGCAGGATGTGCGGATCTCCCGACAAACTCTTGAGTACCAGGCGCAGATTGCCGAGAAGATGCAGCGCCATGCGGTGGCGCGCAATTTCCGCCGCGCGGCGGAGCTTATCGCCATTCCTGACGAGCGCATTCTGGCTATCTATAACGCGCTGCGCCCGTTCCGCTCCTCACGGGCGGAGCTGCTGGCGATTGCCGACGAGCTGGAGCACACCTGGCACGCGACGGTGAATGCCGCCTTTGTCCGGGAGTCGGCGGAAGTGTATCAGCAGCGGCATAAGCTGCGTAAAGGAAGCTAA
- a CDS encoding GlcG/HbpS family heme-binding protein yields MNKSQQVQTITLAAAQKMAAAVQQKANEINVPVVFSVVDRGGNTLLIQRMDEAFVSSCDISLNKAWSACSLKQGTHEITSAVQPGQSLYGLQLTNQQRIIIFGGGLPVIFNEQVIGAVGVSGGTVEQDQLLAQCALDCFSAL; encoded by the coding sequence ATGAACAAGAGCCAGCAAGTTCAGACAATCACCCTGGCCGCCGCTCAGAAAATGGCGGCAGCGGTGCAACAAAAAGCTAATGAGATCAACGTTCCTGTGGTATTTTCCGTGGTCGACCGCGGGGGCAATACGCTGCTTATCCAGCGGATGGACGAGGCCTTCGTCTCCAGCTGCGATATTTCTCTGAATAAAGCCTGGAGTGCCTGTAGTCTAAAACAAGGTACCCATGAAATTACATCAGCGGTCCAGCCAGGACAATCTCTGTATGGTCTTCAGCTGACCAATCAACAGCGAATTATTATTTTTGGCGGCGGCCTGCCCGTTATTTTTAATGAGCAAGTCATTGGCGCCGTCGGCGTTAGCGGCGGTACGGTCGAGCAGGACCAATTATTAGCCCAGTGCGCCCTGGATTGTTTTTCCGCATTATAA
- the hdeB gene encoding acid-activated periplasmic chaperone HdeB, with product MNLPKALVLTVAATTFCLMTSPAFAVEETTPQNMTCQEFMDMNPKSMTPVAFWVVNRNTDFSGGDYVDWHEVETVSVPKMLQQCHKNPTTKLGDLSAVIKK from the coding sequence ATGAATTTACCTAAAGCACTCGTATTGACCGTAGCGGCCACAACATTCTGTCTGATGACCAGCCCGGCGTTCGCGGTTGAGGAAACCACGCCGCAGAATATGACCTGTCAGGAATTTATGGATATGAACCCAAAAAGCATGACCCCGGTGGCCTTCTGGGTGGTGAATCGCAACACCGACTTTAGCGGTGGCGACTATGTTGACTGGCATGAAGTCGAGACCGTTTCGGTACCGAAAATGCTGCAGCAGTGCCACAAGAACCCCACCACCAAACTCGGCGATCTCAGCGCGGTCATCAAAAAATAA
- a CDS encoding HdeD family acid-resistance protein — protein sequence MFMFSHYTLNAFSPRVFLRYKRHAGMMAVLLFICGACCLAWPLVAGWYLATVTGMLLMICGFYSLYSLIVFRQQHWKSRLVALIFAIAWIVLGLSFVVNPLNGMSSLAFLFGFLFVLGGISRIVNGWQTRKQSGAGWNIFIGLLDLLIACLWLAMNPQQSWLFITAFIGVEMIFSAIGLLVLRNKMKRAQA from the coding sequence ATGTTTATGTTTAGCCATTACACCTTAAATGCGTTTAGCCCACGCGTCTTTTTACGATATAAACGCCATGCCGGAATGATGGCGGTGCTGCTGTTTATCTGTGGGGCCTGTTGCCTGGCCTGGCCGCTGGTCGCCGGCTGGTATCTCGCTACGGTAACCGGCATGTTGTTGATGATCTGTGGTTTCTATTCGCTGTACAGCTTGATTGTCTTCCGTCAGCAGCACTGGAAATCGCGCCTGGTGGCGCTGATCTTCGCCATTGCCTGGATCGTGCTCGGCCTGAGCTTTGTCGTCAATCCCCTCAATGGCATGAGCAGTCTGGCCTTCTTATTTGGCTTTTTATTTGTTCTCGGCGGAATTTCCCGCATCGTCAACGGATGGCAAACCAGAAAACAAAGCGGCGCGGGCTGGAATATATTTATTGGTCTGCTGGATTTGCTTATCGCCTGCCTGTGGCTGGCCATGAACCCGCAGCAAAGCTGGTTATTTATTACTGCCTTTATCGGCGTTGAAATGATATTTAGCGCCATCGGCTTGCTGGTTCTGCGCAATAAAATGAAGCGCGCTCAGGCTTAA
- a CDS encoding propanediol/glycerol family dehydratase large subunit — MKRSKRFAVLAQRPVNQDGLIGEWPEEGLIAMDSPFDPVSSVKVENGLIVELDGKTRDQFDMIDRFIADYAINVERTEQAMRLEALEIARMLVDIHVSREEIIAITTAITPAKAVEVMAQMNVVEMMMALQKMRARRTPSNQCHVTNLKDNPVQIAADAAEAGIRGFSEQETTVGIARYAPFNALALLVGSQCGRPGVLTQCSVEEATELELGMRGLTSYAETVSVYGTEAVFTDGDDTPWSKAFLASAYASRGLKMRYTSGTGSEALMGYSESKSMLYLESRCIFITKGAGVQGLQNGAVSCIGMTGAVPSGIRAVLAENLIASMLDLEVASANDQTFSHSDIRRTARTLMQMLPGTDFIFSGYSAVPNYDNMFAGSNFDAEDFDDYNILQRDLMVDGGLRPVTEAETIAIRQKAAWAIQAVFRELGLPPITDEEVEAATYAHGSNEMPPRNVVEDLSAVEEMMKRNITGLDIVGALSRSGFEDIASNILNMLRQRVTGDYLQTSAILDRQFDVVSAVNDINDYQGPGTGYRISAERWAEIKNIPGVVQPDTIE, encoded by the coding sequence ATGAAAAGATCAAAACGATTTGCAGTACTGGCCCAGCGCCCCGTCAATCAGGATGGGCTGATTGGCGAGTGGCCTGAAGAGGGGCTGATCGCCATGGACAGCCCCTTTGACCCGGTCTCTTCCGTAAAAGTGGAAAACGGTCTGATCGTCGAGCTGGACGGCAAGACCCGGGACCAGTTTGACATGATTGACCGGTTTATCGCCGATTACGCGATCAACGTTGAGCGTACAGAGCAGGCGATGCGCCTGGAGGCGCTGGAGATAGCCCGCATGCTGGTGGATATCCACGTCAGCCGCGAGGAGATCATCGCCATCACCACCGCCATCACGCCGGCCAAAGCGGTCGAGGTGATGGCGCAGATGAACGTGGTGGAGATGATGATGGCGCTACAGAAGATGCGTGCCCGCCGGACCCCCTCCAACCAGTGCCACGTCACCAACCTCAAAGATAATCCGGTGCAGATTGCCGCCGACGCCGCTGAGGCCGGGATCCGCGGCTTCTCCGAGCAGGAGACCACGGTCGGTATCGCGCGCTATGCGCCGTTTAACGCCCTGGCGCTGTTGGTCGGTTCGCAGTGCGGCCGCCCCGGCGTGTTGACACAATGCTCGGTGGAAGAGGCCACCGAGCTGGAGCTGGGCATGCGTGGTTTAACCAGCTACGCCGAGACGGTGTCGGTCTACGGCACCGAAGCGGTGTTTACCGACGGCGATGATACGCCGTGGTCAAAGGCGTTCCTCGCCTCGGCCTACGCCTCCCGTGGGTTGAAAATGCGCTACACCTCCGGCACCGGTTCCGAAGCGCTGATGGGCTATTCGGAAAGCAAGTCGATGCTTTACCTCGAATCGCGCTGCATCTTCATTACCAAAGGCGCCGGAGTTCAGGGACTGCAAAACGGCGCGGTGAGCTGTATCGGCATGACCGGTGCTGTGCCGTCGGGCATTCGGGCGGTGCTGGCGGAAAACCTGATCGCCTCTATGCTCGACCTCGAAGTGGCGTCGGCCAACGACCAGACTTTCTCCCACTCGGATATTCGTCGCACCGCGCGCACCCTGATGCAGATGCTGCCGGGCACCGACTTTATTTTCTCCGGCTACAGTGCGGTGCCGAACTACGACAACATGTTCGCCGGCTCGAACTTCGATGCGGAAGATTTTGATGATTACAACATTCTGCAGCGTGACCTGATGGTCGACGGCGGTCTGCGTCCGGTGACCGAGGCGGAAACCATCGCCATTCGCCAGAAAGCAGCGTGGGCGATCCAGGCCGTTTTCCGTGAGCTGGGGCTGCCGCCAATCACCGACGAGGAGGTGGAGGCCGCCACCTACGCGCACGGCAGCAACGAAATGCCGCCGCGTAATGTGGTGGAGGATCTGAGCGCGGTGGAAGAGATGATGAAGCGCAACATCACCGGCCTCGATATTGTCGGCGCGTTGAGCCGCAGCGGCTTTGAGGATATCGCCAGCAATATTCTCAATATGCTGCGCCAGCGGGTCACCGGCGATTACCTGCAGACCTCGGCCATTCTCGATCGGCAGTTCGACGTGGTGAGCGCAGTGAACGACATCAATGACTATCAGGGGCCGGGCACCGGCTATCGCATCTCCGCCGAACGCTGGGCAGAGATCAAAAATATTCCGGGCGTGGTTCAGCCCGACACCATTGAATAA
- the dhaT gene encoding 1,3-propanediol dehydrogenase: protein MSYRMFDYLVPNVNFFGPNAISVVGERCQLLGGKKALLVTDKGLRAIKDGAVDKTLHYLQEAGIEVAIFDGVEPNPKDTNVRDGLAVFRREQCDIIVTVGGGSPHDCGKGIGIAATHEGDLYQYAGIETLTNPLPPIIAVNTTAGTASEVTRHCVLTNTQTKVKFVIVSWRNLPSVSINDPLLMIGKPAALTAATGMDALTHAVEAYISKDANPVTDAAAMQAIRLIARNLRQAVALGSNLQARENMAYASLLAGMAFNNANLGYVHAMAHQLGGLYDMPHGVANAVLLPHVARYNLIANPEKFADIAELMGENITGLSTLDAAEKAIAAITRLSMDIGIPQHLRDLGVKEADFPYMAEMALKDGNAFSNPRKGNEQEIAAIFRQAF from the coding sequence ATGAGCTATCGTATGTTTGATTATCTGGTGCCAAACGTTAACTTTTTTGGCCCCAACGCCATTTCCGTAGTCGGCGAACGCTGCCAGCTGCTGGGAGGGAAAAAAGCCCTGCTGGTCACCGACAAAGGCCTGCGGGCAATTAAAGATGGCGCGGTGGATAAAACCCTGCATTATCTGCAGGAGGCCGGGATCGAGGTGGCGATTTTTGACGGCGTCGAGCCGAACCCAAAAGACACCAACGTGCGTGACGGCCTTGCGGTGTTTCGCCGCGAACAGTGCGACATCATCGTCACCGTGGGCGGCGGCAGCCCGCACGACTGCGGCAAAGGCATCGGCATCGCCGCCACCCATGAGGGCGATCTGTACCAGTATGCCGGAATCGAGACCCTGACCAACCCGCTGCCGCCCATCATCGCCGTCAACACCACCGCCGGCACCGCCAGCGAGGTCACCCGCCACTGCGTCCTGACCAACACCCAAACCAAAGTGAAGTTTGTGATCGTCAGCTGGCGCAACCTGCCATCGGTCTCCATCAACGATCCGCTGCTGATGATCGGTAAACCGGCCGCCCTGACCGCGGCGACCGGGATGGATGCCCTGACCCACGCCGTAGAGGCCTATATCTCCAAAGACGCTAACCCGGTGACGGACGCCGCCGCCATGCAGGCGATCCGCCTCATCGCGCGCAACCTGCGCCAGGCCGTGGCCCTCGGCAGCAATCTGCAGGCGCGGGAAAACATGGCCTACGCCTCTCTGCTGGCCGGGATGGCTTTCAATAACGCCAACCTCGGCTACGTGCACGCCATGGCGCACCAGCTGGGCGGCCTGTACGACATGCCGCACGGCGTGGCCAACGCTGTCCTGCTGCCGCATGTGGCCCGCTACAATCTGATCGCCAACCCGGAGAAATTCGCCGATATCGCTGAACTGATGGGCGAAAATATCACCGGACTGTCCACCCTCGACGCGGCGGAAAAAGCCATCGCCGCGATCACGCGTCTGTCGATGGATATCGGTATTCCGCAGCATCTGCGCGATCTGGGGGTAAAAGAGGCCGACTTCCCGTACATGGCGGAGATGGCTCTGAAAGACGGCAATGCGTTCTCGAACCCGCGTAAAGGCAACGAGCAGGAGATTGCCGCGATTTTCCGCCAGGCATTCTGA
- a CDS encoding YfdX family protein has translation MLTYFNQESTMKKVILASLLATMMSTSPVWAADSATAAPTAAATTQVQKEAADVLQVAVQGANAMRDVQFARLALFHGQPESAKKLTDDAAALLAADDASWAKFVKTDATAKMIADRYVVINATVALSEDYVATPEKESAIKSANEKLAKGDQKGAIETLRLAGIGVIENQYLMPLNQTRKAVAQAQKLLKAGKYYEANLVLKGAEEGIVVDSEMLVAGN, from the coding sequence ATGCTTACCTATTTTAATCAGGAGTCAACGATGAAAAAAGTCATTCTGGCGAGCCTGCTGGCAACCATGATGAGTACCTCTCCGGTGTGGGCGGCAGATAGCGCGACGGCAGCGCCAACCGCGGCAGCCACGACGCAGGTGCAGAAAGAAGCCGCCGATGTGCTGCAGGTGGCGGTGCAGGGCGCCAATGCGATGCGCGATGTCCAGTTCGCCCGTCTGGCGCTGTTCCACGGCCAGCCGGAGAGCGCCAAAAAACTGACAGACGACGCCGCCGCGCTGCTGGCCGCCGATGACGCCAGCTGGGCGAAGTTTGTGAAAACCGACGCGACAGCCAAAATGATCGCCGATCGCTATGTGGTGATTAACGCCACCGTTGCCCTGTCCGAAGACTATGTGGCGACACCGGAAAAAGAGAGCGCCATTAAATCGGCCAACGAAAAACTGGCGAAAGGCGATCAGAAAGGGGCTATCGAAACCCTGCGCCTGGCCGGCATTGGCGTGATCGAGAACCAGTATCTGATGCCGCTTAACCAGACTCGTAAGGCGGTGGCGCAGGCGCAAAAACTGCTGAAAGCCGGGAAGTATTACGAAGCGAATCTGGTGCTGAAAGGCGCTGAAGAGGGCATTGTGGTGGATAGCGAGATGCTGGTGGCAGGCAACTGA